CCAAACTCTTTAAGTCTGTCCTCCAGTGTCTTGTACGTTTTTGCTGCAAAAGCAGGAGCAAAACCAGCTAAGGTTAATGCTGCCTTAGGTATTGAGAATGGCGAACCAACCTTTGCAAAATCGGCCAGTTCTTCATAAGTTGTAACCTCTTCCCTAGCCCCTAAGTCTATGGAACGAAGTACTATTTTAAACTCTTTGCATGGTTTTACATAAACCTGCAATGGTGGCTGACCATTCAACTCTATGGCAATATTCACCACGTTTCCGCCTGAATAAAGGCAATAAGGAGGCGTATCTGTCCAGCCTCCGGCCAAGTCAATACGTACCGGACTGCGTCCCCACACAATCTGGTCGGGGTAAACATTCATAAATGGTTCCTGCTTTTTCTCACCCAAAGAGCCAATCAAGCCTTCCCGAAGCAAAGTAAATGCTCTTTGCTCCTCGGCTTTATACTCTTTTTGCTGCAATTGCAACGCACGGGCACGGAACATTTGGTTGTGTATACGCGTCATCTGAGGGGCATCTTCTGCAAGAATCTCAGGTAACTCAATATTATATTTGGCAAATTCTACAGCTGCATCTGCCAGATTTAGCTGATAAAACACGCTGTTATCATAATTGGATGCCAGTGCCGACCAGCTTTTCTTTCTGAAATCTTCCCGTTGCGCATATAGTCTTTTAAGATTAGCCTTTGCGGAAAGTTCATCGGCAGAGAGACGGACGGCATTTGTCCAGATATTCTTGCCTTCTTCCAACTCAGGTTCACTAATCATCCAGCGGAGAACTTTACCAAGCTCTTCTTCATCCTTGCATACCGGAAATAATTTTGCAGCCTGAAGATCATCCGTTCTTCCAAATAACTCATCAGAGAGAATTATTCCTCTCGCAGAAAGCCACTCAGAAAATGGTTTTCCAAGGAACAGAGTATCATCATTGGCAAGGTTTCCCTTAAATGCATCATTCAATCCATAAGGACGGGCAGCATAATTTTTCTCACCGATAGGAACAACGTCAACGCACACTTCGGCAGGCAATTTCATCTTCCAGTCGTTCGCCGGAACACCTGTAATAATATGCTGATGGGTAAGTTCCCACTGCTTACCAATAAAACTGTTTTCAATCCACAGATCAGAGTTTTCAGCAGTCAGCGAAATACCAATTTCGGCATTCTGAACAAACATTGCAGGATGAGGTTTCACCTTTCTCTGCATAATCTCACGCTGATCTCTAACAATATTCTGAACCGATAATGTAGAAGAGATCAACTCTTTACTTGTTCCGTAATGATAAAACTCTCCGCCCGGAAGAGGAAGAATGGCCACAGAAAGAGCATTGAGATCTTCATCCTTTATACGGGGATTATCGCCCAAAGCCAAGCCAAAGTCTGTGTAAAGATCGTAATATTTCAGTTCATCGCTTTCAGAAGATTGAGAGCGCTTCATTAATAATTCTACAGCACGGTCGCTCAGTATCCATATTCCTATATCCATCAGGAACATGTGCGTTTTGGCTAGTGAGCCAAGCTCTTTGAGGGATGGCTTTTGGAGCATAAAATCCAGTTTATCCGGACTCTTTCTGTCGGAAACAAACACTCCGTGATGAGTTGCCAAGGAAGGATCTACCCACAAACCGTAGCAAACAACATCTGCTTCGGGAATAGGCTGCAATGATTTCTCAGAGCGAATATACACGTCTCCACTAGCAATTAGTGTGCGAAGTGAATCGGGCGCCTTCTTCATTATTTGCTCATAAAGAGGCAACTGCAAGGAAAGTAGGTTTTGTTTCAGTTTCTGCCCCCGCTCCCACCTGAAAACCGGTACCGGAGTTAGTATTTTACCGGATGGTGCGTAGCCGGGTAAACGGCGACTCTGCCCTCCTGCATGAAGTAATATTCTTTTTTCCTGAGACAGCCACTGACTGAAAGTAATTTCCGGAGCATTATTTCTCTGGCATTCAGCCAATAACCAGGTAGTTCCTCCACCTGAGCCTAGCTTTGCACCAACAGGATCTGAAGTGCAAAACCAATCTTTATGATCCGCTCCTTCAATCTCGTGAAAACAATCTACCAGATTAGGAGGAAGCGATAATAGTTTTTGCATGATATTTTAATATTTTAAGGCACTTTAGTTGGTTCCCCAAGCAGTCTGATTCCACCCGGACGCATTAAACCAGGAAAGTGTTTTAAAGAAGTTATTATAAGCAGTTCTTCCCTGCTGAGGAATATATATGCTCAATCCACAAAACTCATCAATGGGGATTATATCTTCATACTTCCATTCAGATGACAGATTAGGAGTATTGGCTTTATATATAACTGCACTTTCTAATGTTCTTTTAAATAAAGCATCATCAGTAGATAACGAATCAACAAATTGCTTTAAATCATAAAAGATATGTTGACCGTTTACATCTCCGGCTATTCCATTTCCATCGAAGTATTGGAATCCGGCAGGTGAAAATGAATTTACTTTTACCAAGTGTTCACCTATTATTCTTTTCATCTGAGATGCCAGACTTTCCATATAATTCAAGTTAACAACAGATACAATAGCAGAACGATAAGCTCCACTTTGAGTATTGTAACTATTATAAAAGAGTTGGGCTATCATTTTTAAATTATCCTCACCAGTATTAAATAAGTAAGGTGTTACATCTTTATACGGGAAACCTGCCCCCAGAATTTCACCCGAAGAAGCTATTAAATAATCCGAGACATCTTTAAATTCATAAGCAACTTCAGTAGATCCCATAAAACAAGCATCAAATAAAAGAAAATCAAAGCGTTTAAACTTTGAAGCTATATCATTCAAGACCAAAGCCATTTCGGGGATATTTATCTGATAACCACTATCACTACCAAAAGACTTTGACTGAACTGTTTTAGACGCAGGAAGCCAAGCTGTGCCATGAGATGAAAAAATTGCTCCATAGCTTTCTGCAGGGCAAGCTGTAAAGGCATCGGAAAACACTTTTTCCATAACAGCTTTATCTGTGGATATCTGATTCTGGTAGGTTTTAATAACTTTTTTCTCTATAATCCCACTCCTATTTTTTACTAACTTATACAAAGTATCAACACTAGAACTACCCCCATCCATATATATGAGAAGATTATTACCTGTAGTCACTGTTGAATATCCTCTAATCATATCATTAACATTATCATTTATGAATGAAGCTAGCCCATCTCCCCCCATATAAGCCAATACCGTTCGTGTTGCAACAACAGGATCCGGCTCATCATGGTTATGACAAGAACTCAGTAACAATGCAATTGATAAAAGCAAAAAGAGTTTTTTCATGGATAATCTGTTGTTGATTACTTACTACTCTGGTTTTTTAAACTGAAATTCAGCCTTTTCTATTTTCTTAAAAGATATAGATTTATTTTTCTTATATTTATCTGAAAGCTTTTCAAATTCTTTTGTAATATTATTCTTGCTTTCTGAAAAATAGATCATACAAGTGCGATTAGCATCTCCTTTACTTTCCAGATAATTTTTAAGCTGCGCACTGTAAGCTTCTCTTTTCGGTAAAAAGCCATCCTTAAGCTTTACACTATCGAGCACCTGAACTTCTGTATAATAAACAACTGTATCTACAAATGAAGCAGAAACTCCAAATGCATAAACTGATTTATTCTCTTTCTTTAAAATGGTGAACGACGAAAGTACACATAGCATAACTATCGCGGGCAATACGATTTTTACAAATTTCATATACAAGTATATTTTAATATTTCGACACAAAGATAACGAAAAGCACAGAACGCCAAAGGAAAATGGGATAAAAATAAAGCCGGCCTATCCAAAAGGGATAGCCGACTTTATATACTTTTTTTTTCAGAAATTGAATTTCTTACTTATCCTAAGTAGGATTTGAGCAATTTACTACGCGAATTCTGTCTTAATCGTCTAATAGCTTTTTCTTTAATCTGGCGGACGCGCTCACGTGTGAGACCAAATTTGTCGCCGATTTCTTCTAACGTCATTTCTTGCGTTTCAATACCGAAGAACATCTGGATTATCTCCTTTTCTCTGTCGGTTAACGTAGAAAGTGCTCTATCAATTTCCTTTGCAAGAGATTCATTAACAAGAGCACGGTCTGCCAAAGGTGAATCATCATTGACCAACACGTCCAGAAGGCTATTATCTTCTCCTTCAACAAAAGGGGCATCAACAGAAATATGTCTTCCTGACACTTTCAGTGTATCCGAGATTTTGTCAACGGGAATATCAAGCTCATCTGCCAATTCTTCAGGTGACGGTTTACGTTCATTCTCTTGCTCAAACTTAGAGAAGGCCTTACTTATTTTATTTAAGGAGCCTACCTGGTTAAGCGGAAGACGAACAATACGTGACTGTTCAGCCAAAGCCTGAAGAATAGATTGACGAATCCACCATACAGCGTAACTGATGAACTTAAATCCACGCGTTTCGTCGAACTTTTCAGCTGCTTTAATCAGTCCTAAATTGCCTTCATTAATCAAGTCGGGCAAACTCAAACCTTGGTTCTGGTACTGTTTAGCTACGGATACAACGAAACGGAGATTTGCTCGTGTCAGTTTTTCTAATGCTACACGGTCTCCCTTACGAATGCGTTGGGCTAGTTCCACTTCCTCTTCTACAGTAATCAAGTCCTCACGACCGATTTCCTGAAGATACTTGTCAAGAGAAGCGCTCTCCCTGTTAGTAATACTTTTGGTAATCTTTAATTGTCTCATGCTTATAAAACAAATTTGAAGGGACAAAGTTACAACAAAATATTCATATTTAACGAAATATAGAACGCTATTTTGTTTTTTTATAGCATAAATAAACACAGATTACACAGATTTGTTCAGAATAATATAGAATACCTGCAAATCTGTGCAATCTGTTTCTGTATGGAAGATTTTATTCTTTAGAAGATAAATCTACAGCATAATTAGCACGCTTACCTGATGGGAACATTCCAGCCATAAAAAGTACCTGTTCAGGTGATTGAGTAGCTGCTTTTAATAGATTCTCCAGATCAGAAGTAGAATTAACTTGCTGTCCGTTAACCTTCAGAATAATGAAACCTTTGGTTACACCAGCCTCTTTCATCTTACCACCAGATACACCGGTAACCTCTAGTCCGGAACTAAGTTTTAGCTGTTCTTTCAAATCTTTTGGCAATTCTCTGAAGGCTGCACCCAGAATTTCCATTCCAGCATTTTTTACCACCTTCGTGTTTCCTTGCGAGTTCTTTAATGTAACATCTAAAGTCTTTTCTTTTTTATCGCGTACAACTTTTACTTTTATTTTAGTTCCCGGAGTCAGACGAGTAATTGTTTCCTGTAGCTCAGCCATTGATTTTATCTCTTTATCATTGATTGCTACAATCACATCCTTTGATTTTAGTCCGGCATCAGCTGCAGAGCCTCCATCTGTAACTTCGTCAACATAAACACCATTGATTACGCCTAAATCTTTTTCTTTAGATAATTCAGCACTGTTGTCTCCTCCCTTAACACCCAGCAAAGCACGCTGAACGGTACCATATTCTTTCAGATCGGCAACTACTTTCTTCATGATTGTAGTTGGTATGGCAAATCCATAACCGGCATAAGAACCAGTTGGTGAGTAAATAGCAGAGTTAATACCTATCAATTCGCCACGGGTATTAACCAAAGCACCACCGCTATTACCTCTATTGATAGCAGCATCTGTTTGAATGAAGGATTCTACTCCTCCGCCGCCCATACCAAGATTACGTGCCTTTGCACTTACAATACCGGCAGTAACTGTTGAAGACAAGTTTAATGGATTACCTACAGCCAGTACCCATTCACCAATCTTCAAGTCATCGGAGTTTCCTACCGGAAGAGTCGGGAAATTATCTCCTTCAATCTTAATCAAAGCAAGGTCTGTTGCAGCATCTGCACCAATCAGGCGAGCTTTAAATTCTCTTTTATCATTCAAAGTCACTGTGATTTCATCACTATTGTCGATCACATGATTATTGGTAACAATATATCCATCTTTTGAAATGATTACGCCAGAGCCAATACCCTCTTGCTTAGGTTGCTCAACTTGCCTTTTCTGACGGCCACCGTTGCCATTTCCATTCCCGTTTCCAAAGAAATCACCAAAGAAATCAGAGAATGGGTCTTGCACGTCTACCGTTGTAGTCTTAGCATTTATCGTTGATCTAATATGAACTACAGCGTGAACAGAGTTTTCCGCTGCCTGAGTAAAATCTACGGGAGCTGCATTTAAACTTGCACGGTGAACATTCGGATTCTGCTGAAATAATTCTTCATACGACATATTTGCTTTCTTAGGAGCAACAATTGAATATGTAGTTACTCCCGCAACACCTGAACTGATAGCGATCACAAGTCCTAAACCTAAGATGTTTTTCGTTTTCTGTTTCATATCATTTCTTACATTTAATTTGTTAATATCTTGTTTGTGTTTAACATTCACGACGTTAAAATAACAACAAAAATCAATCTATTATTCATCCTGTCAGTGATTTTTGCTATCTTTTAACAGAGAAATAATTCACTTAACAGCACTTAACGACAGAAACTGACAAATTTACATTAGTTAGATAAAAATATGACAAAAGAGATGTGACAAAAGTTATTTCAGGTATTCAACTTCAATGTTCCATTTCCATTGATTGAAATACAGATTACCTTTGCTCCATTCAACTTCGCCTCTTTGAAAATCGACCGTCTCACTTCGCATAAACTTTTTGTTTGGATAAAGCGGATAAGAATAGTCATCATTCACAATCATGCGATAAGAGTCTATGCCAGTCATGAAGAAGTACTTTTCATCTTCATTCTTTGAGGGAAAAAGACCAAAAGACTGATCAACAGGTATCCATCCAATGCCTTCAAAATAAATCTGAGCCCAGTCGTGCAGATTAGTTCCGCCCGGATGCATCATAAATCCACTTTGAAACCTGGCAGGAATTCCGCAATAACGGGCGAGCGTGATAAACAACAAGCTGACTTGTCCGCAATCTCCGTGTTTATTATCAAGCACATATTCAGGAATATTATCGAGAGTAGAATACTCGCGAGCTGATGCCCATGGGAATTTATTTATCCATTCATAGATCTTTTTCACCTTTAAAAGAGGATTCTGTTCGTTGCCCACAATCTGCTGAGCCAATTCTTTTATGCGGGGAGTGAAGCGAACATGCTTTTCTCTTTCGCTGGTATATTCCTTATATAATGGACTATCCATTTTATATGGCTTAATGTCTTCCGGCTTCAACTGATGATATTCGGCATTGGAGGTATACTCATATTCGGCAGTGAAGACTGTTGGTTTGTCTTTCTCCTGCCTTTTCTCCATGTATAAAGTGGAATGTTTGTACTTTGCCGGAGCAAGCAGATACTTATTTTCACTGGTAGAAATCAGTTTCACGTCACCCTGACGAGGTTGATCTGTACGTGGAAAGGGCAACCAGCAACGAAGGAGTTCTCCTTGCGGCACCATATTGGGTTTAACAGTCAGCGTATACTTCACACGCATTCTTACCGGATGAAGTATAGTCTGGTGATTAGCCTTCGCTTCACTTACCACCTGGGGAACATGAACAAGATTTACTTTATCTTTTCCATCCTGCTCCACTCCATCTTTAGCCTGTTTAATTGCGATTGCTTCCTTATTTATACGGAAAAGATTGGGCGCAGCATTATTGAAATACATCTTCTGCCCATCAAACACCATGCATTCAAGTGATTTCTCAGCTTCCCAATTGAGTAACTGCTGGTCATTGACATCCGGAATATACTTGCGTATGTATTCCGTAACCTGATCTTTCGTTTTGGAAAAGTCAATCTTTGTGCGATTCATCTTTTCCTGTTCAATGTTCTCCATACTTGCGAAACGGGAAGTGCAGCCTGTAAGCAAGACTATCCCGCACAGACTGAGCCAGCACGCTTTTTTCATCATCTTACAGTTTCTTTATACCAATACCCGGAAGGTCGTTCAGGGTAATTTTCCCTTTTACTACTTCCATGCCCTTAAATAAATCGTTTGAGATAAGCAGGTTACCATCAAGATCGGCAAAATCTACCGCCGGAGAGAATTGGGCAGCAGCCGAAACAGCACAAGAGGTTTCGGTCATACATCCCACCATGATCTTCATGCCAAGCGCTTTTCCTAATGTAACCATTTTCCACGCTTCGCGCATTCCGGTACATTTCATCAGTTTGATATTGATTCCGGTGAAAGCACCTTTCAGTTTTGGAACGTCGCTTAATCGCTGAAGAGATTCATCGGCAAAGATAGGAAGCGGACTTTGCTGGGTTACCCATGCTATATCATCGAGCTGAGTTTTTGGCATTGGCTGTTCTACCATAACAATGCCCTGCTCTTTGAGCCACAGAATCATGTCGAGCGCCTGATGTTTATCTTTCCATCCCTGGTTGGCATCAACAGAAATTGGCAGCTGACTTACTGAACGGATTGCATTAATTATCTCTTTATCGTTCTCACGTCCCAGTTTCACTTTCAGGATATTGAACTGGCTGGCCACTTCCAGTGTTTTCTGTTTTACTACTTCTGCCGTATCAATACCAATTGTATAAGTTGTAGAAGGAGCTTTTGCCTTATCAAGTCCCCAGATTTTGTGCCAAGGTGCATCGAGCAATTTACCTACCAAATCATGCAAAGCAATATCTACCGAAGCTTTTGCAGCAGTGTTTCCGGGCATGATGCCATCAACATACGCCAAAATATCTTCCAACTGGAAAGGATCGCTGAATTGTTGCAGATTTACCTTCTTAAGGAAAGCCATAACAGACTCTACCGATTCTCCCAAATAAGGAGGCATGGAAGCTTCACCGTAACCCGTTACTCCATCATACTCAATCTCTACCTGAACATCAGGAGTGGTAGTTCGGGAATAAGTTGCAACTGTAAAAACATGTTTCAGTTTTAAATCGTACGGACGAAAAGTTAGTTTCATTTTACCTGAATGAGTGTGTTTATTAATAGAGAAAAGAGAGTTAGATGATTCACCGGCCAATGCACCTTGCATGGCCAATCCGGAGCCAATGGCGGCGAA
This genomic interval from uncultured Bacteroides sp. contains the following:
- a CDS encoding sigma-70 family RNA polymerase sigma factor — protein: MRQLKITKSITNRESASLDKYLQEIGREDLITVEEEVELAQRIRKGDRVALEKLTRANLRFVVSVAKQYQNQGLSLPDLINEGNLGLIKAAEKFDETRGFKFISYAVWWIRQSILQALAEQSRIVRLPLNQVGSLNKISKAFSKFEQENERKPSPEELADELDIPVDKISDTLKVSGRHISVDAPFVEGEDNSLLDVLVNDDSPLADRALVNESLAKEIDRALSTLTDREKEIIQMFFGIETQEMTLEEIGDKFGLTRERVRQIKEKAIRRLRQNSRSKLLKSYLG
- a CDS encoding clostripain-related cysteine peptidase, with protein sequence MKKLFLLLSIALLLSSCHNHDEPDPVVATRTVLAYMGGDGLASFINDNVNDMIRGYSTVTTGNNLLIYMDGGSSSVDTLYKLVKNRSGIIEKKVIKTYQNQISTDKAVMEKVFSDAFTACPAESYGAIFSSHGTAWLPASKTVQSKSFGSDSGYQINIPEMALVLNDIASKFKRFDFLLFDACFMGSTEVAYEFKDVSDYLIASSGEILGAGFPYKDVTPYLFNTGEDNLKMIAQLFYNSYNTQSGAYRSAIVSVVNLNYMESLASQMKRIIGEHLVKVNSFSPAGFQYFDGNGIAGDVNGQHIFYDLKQFVDSLSTDDALFKRTLESAVIYKANTPNLSSEWKYEDIIPIDEFCGLSIYIPQQGRTAYNNFFKTLSWFNASGWNQTAWGTN
- a CDS encoding bifunctional fucokinase/fucose-1-phosphate guanylyltransferase codes for the protein MQKLLSLPPNLVDCFHEIEGADHKDWFCTSDPVGAKLGSGGGTTWLLAECQRNNAPEITFSQWLSQEKRILLHAGGQSRRLPGYAPSGKILTPVPVFRWERGQKLKQNLLSLQLPLYEQIMKKAPDSLRTLIASGDVYIRSEKSLQPIPEADVVCYGLWVDPSLATHHGVFVSDRKSPDKLDFMLQKPSLKELGSLAKTHMFLMDIGIWILSDRAVELLMKRSQSSESDELKYYDLYTDFGLALGDNPRIKDEDLNALSVAILPLPGGEFYHYGTSKELISSTLSVQNIVRDQREIMQRKVKPHPAMFVQNAEIGISLTAENSDLWIENSFIGKQWELTHQHIITGVPANDWKMKLPAEVCVDVVPIGEKNYAARPYGLNDAFKGNLANDDTLFLGKPFSEWLSARGIILSDELFGRTDDLQAAKLFPVCKDEEELGKVLRWMISEPELEEGKNIWTNAVRLSADELSAKANLKRLYAQREDFRKKSWSALASNYDNSVFYQLNLADAAVEFAKYNIELPEILAEDAPQMTRIHNQMFRARALQLQQKEYKAEEQRAFTLLREGLIGSLGEKKQEPFMNVYPDQIVWGRSPVRIDLAGGWTDTPPYCLYSGGNVVNIAIELNGQPPLQVYVKPCKEFKIVLRSIDLGAREEVTTYEELADFAKVGSPFSIPKAALTLAGFAPAFAAKTYKTLEDRLKEFGSGIEVTLLAAIPAGSGLGTSSILASTVLGAVSDFCGLAWDKNEICQRTLVLEQLLTTGGGWQDQYGGVLHGVKLLQTNKGFDQLPLVRWLPDYIFNNPEYKPCHLLYYTGITRTAKGILSEIVCNMFLNSTEHLSLLGEMKAHALDLYEAIQRGNFEETAKLVGKTWTQNKALDSGTNPPAVEAIIDLIKDYTLGYKLPGAGGGGYLYIIAKDPKAALRIRDILAEHQPNPNARFVEMSLSDKGLQVSRS
- a CDS encoding dipeptide epimerase, with product MGQDRRQFLKNAAFAAIGSGLAMQGALAGESSNSLFSINKHTHSGKMKLTFRPYDLKLKHVFTVATYSRTTTPDVQVEIEYDGVTGYGEASMPPYLGESVESVMAFLKKVNLQQFSDPFQLEDILAYVDGIMPGNTAAKASVDIALHDLVGKLLDAPWHKIWGLDKAKAPSTTYTIGIDTAEVVKQKTLEVASQFNILKVKLGRENDKEIINAIRSVSQLPISVDANQGWKDKHQALDMILWLKEQGIVMVEQPMPKTQLDDIAWVTQQSPLPIFADESLQRLSDVPKLKGAFTGINIKLMKCTGMREAWKMVTLGKALGMKIMVGCMTETSCAVSAAAQFSPAVDFADLDGNLLISNDLFKGMEVVKGKITLNDLPGIGIKKL
- a CDS encoding transglutaminase domain-containing protein, which encodes MKKACWLSLCGIVLLTGCTSRFASMENIEQEKMNRTKIDFSKTKDQVTEYIRKYIPDVNDQQLLNWEAEKSLECMVFDGQKMYFNNAAPNLFRINKEAIAIKQAKDGVEQDGKDKVNLVHVPQVVSEAKANHQTILHPVRMRVKYTLTVKPNMVPQGELLRCWLPFPRTDQPRQGDVKLISTSENKYLLAPAKYKHSTLYMEKRQEKDKPTVFTAEYEYTSNAEYHQLKPEDIKPYKMDSPLYKEYTSEREKHVRFTPRIKELAQQIVGNEQNPLLKVKKIYEWINKFPWASAREYSTLDNIPEYVLDNKHGDCGQVSLLFITLARYCGIPARFQSGFMMHPGGTNLHDWAQIYFEGIGWIPVDQSFGLFPSKNEDEKYFFMTGIDSYRMIVNDDYSYPLYPNKKFMRSETVDFQRGEVEWSKGNLYFNQWKWNIEVEYLK
- a CDS encoding Do family serine endopeptidase, which codes for MKQKTKNILGLGLVIAISSGVAGVTTYSIVAPKKANMSYEELFQQNPNVHRASLNAAPVDFTQAAENSVHAVVHIRSTINAKTTTVDVQDPFSDFFGDFFGNGNGNGNGGRQKRQVEQPKQEGIGSGVIISKDGYIVTNNHVIDNSDEITVTLNDKREFKARLIGADAATDLALIKIEGDNFPTLPVGNSDDLKIGEWVLAVGNPLNLSSTVTAGIVSAKARNLGMGGGGVESFIQTDAAINRGNSGGALVNTRGELIGINSAIYSPTGSYAGYGFAIPTTIMKKVVADLKEYGTVQRALLGVKGGDNSAELSKEKDLGVINGVYVDEVTDGGSAADAGLKSKDVIVAINDKEIKSMAELQETITRLTPGTKIKVKVVRDKKEKTLDVTLKNSQGNTKVVKNAGMEILGAAFRELPKDLKEQLKLSSGLEVTGVSGGKMKEAGVTKGFIILKVNGQQVNSTSDLENLLKAATQSPEQVLFMAGMFPSGKRANYAVDLSSKE